In one Streptomyces sp. NBC_00597 genomic region, the following are encoded:
- a CDS encoding MFS transporter, which translates to MPVVRDLRVLLRLRDFRNLLAVRLLSQAADGVYQVALATYVVFSPEKQTSPAAIASAMAVLLLPYSLIGPFAGVLLDRWRRRQVFLYGNLLRAFLACVTGVLIVAHVPDWLFYASALSVTAVNRFVLAGLAASLPHVVGPGQLVTANSLSPTAGTLAAVAGGGLAFLMQLLASDSNALVVLLGAGLYLCAGLVSLRLAVGLLGPDHPAGRMHPSVAEGVVLTFRGMVEGLRHLASRREAAQTLTAMTVMRFCYGALFVTLLMLCRYSWSDGESAGLALLGIAVGVSGAGFFAAAVVTPWLVGRLGTRGWITACSAGAAILVPPLGLFFEPGPMLVAAFVLGLATQAAKISTDTAIQSHVDDDFRGRVFSVYDVLFNIAFVSAAAVAALMLPPDGQSVLLIVSVAALYAVNAACLKRQGAPV; encoded by the coding sequence ATGCCTGTCGTACGTGATCTGCGCGTACTCCTGCGCCTGAGGGATTTCCGCAACCTGCTCGCCGTACGGCTGCTCTCCCAGGCCGCCGACGGCGTGTACCAGGTGGCACTCGCCACCTACGTGGTGTTCTCCCCCGAGAAGCAGACCTCGCCCGCGGCCATCGCCTCGGCCATGGCGGTGCTGCTGCTGCCCTACTCGTTGATCGGCCCCTTCGCCGGGGTGCTGCTCGACCGCTGGCGGCGGCGCCAGGTCTTCCTCTACGGCAACCTGCTGCGCGCCTTCCTGGCCTGCGTCACCGGCGTACTGATCGTCGCGCACGTCCCCGACTGGCTCTTCTACGCCTCGGCCCTGTCGGTGACCGCGGTCAACCGCTTCGTGCTGGCCGGGCTCGCCGCCTCCCTGCCCCACGTCGTCGGCCCCGGCCAGCTGGTCACCGCCAATTCGCTCTCGCCCACGGCCGGGACGCTCGCGGCGGTCGCCGGCGGGGGACTCGCCTTCCTCATGCAGCTGCTGGCCTCGGACTCCAACGCCCTGGTGGTGCTGCTGGGTGCCGGGCTCTACCTGTGTGCGGGCCTGGTCTCGCTACGTCTGGCCGTGGGCCTGCTCGGTCCGGACCACCCGGCCGGACGGATGCACCCTTCGGTCGCCGAGGGGGTCGTGCTGACCTTCCGGGGCATGGTGGAAGGGCTGCGGCACCTGGCCTCCCGGCGCGAGGCGGCCCAGACGCTCACTGCCATGACCGTGATGCGCTTCTGCTACGGCGCCCTGTTCGTGACGCTCCTCATGCTCTGCCGCTACTCCTGGTCGGACGGCGAATCCGCCGGTCTCGCCCTGCTGGGCATCGCGGTCGGCGTCTCCGGGGCCGGATTCTTCGCCGCTGCCGTCGTCACCCCATGGCTGGTGGGCCGTCTGGGCACCCGTGGCTGGATCACGGCCTGCTCCGCCGGGGCCGCGATCCTGGTGCCCCCGCTCGGCCTGTTCTTCGAACCCGGACCGATGCTGGTCGCGGCCTTCGTGCTCGGCCTCGCCACCCAAGCCGCCAAGATCTCCACCGACACGGCCATCCAGTCCCATGTGGACGACGACTTCCGCGGCCGTGTGTTCTCCGTCTACGACGTGCTGTTCAACATCGCGTTCGTGAGCGCGGCCGCGGTGGCCGCCCTCATGCTCCCGCCGGACGGCCAGTCCGTCCTACTGATCGTGAGCGTGGCCGCCCTCTACGCGGTGAACGCGGCCTGCCTGAAGCGGCAGGGCGCGCCCGTGTGA